A stretch of Aerococcus urinaehominis DNA encodes these proteins:
- a CDS encoding ABC transporter substrate-binding protein, giving the protein MSIEEFKKLSLVALAATTLLAACGGGGGNNAGGSSDNSSSNNAAAEGKTELVFWHAMGGSTGEALQKLVDQYNESQDEVFVNAQYQGSYDETLTKLRSSASGSDVGADLVQVFEQGTTFMIDSGLTVPVQQYVDNSDFDLEKLEPNLRAYYTIDGALHSMPFNSSTPILYYNKDIFDKAGVKPEELTNLEAIIANADKLTGEGGAAMPMSMGIYGWYLEQFIIKQGEHMFNNENGRAGHPTEVVFDENGSMAKTLEMWKKGLDEGVLPNVGREGGQPEFVSGQSAITVGSTANLRSILEEVGGRFEVGTAYFPGVDAKDTHGVSIGGASLWMIESGDDAKKEATWNFIQFLLEAETQATWNADTGYFPVNVDAHETETFKKNIEEFPQFQTAIDQLHDSTPEDQGALSGVNQEARQYYEAELEKLLNGQVTVEEAVKNMADQTNAALENYNAIQGN; this is encoded by the coding sequence ATGTCGATTGAAGAATTTAAAAAATTGAGTTTAGTTGCTTTAGCAGCAACAACTCTATTAGCAGCTTGTGGTGGAGGCGGTGGTAACAATGCCGGCGGGTCTTCAGACAACAGCTCTTCTAATAATGCAGCGGCAGAAGGGAAAACTGAATTAGTATTCTGGCATGCCATGGGTGGATCAACTGGTGAAGCTTTACAAAAATTAGTTGACCAGTATAACGAATCTCAAGATGAAGTATTCGTTAATGCCCAATACCAAGGCTCTTATGATGAAACTTTAACTAAATTACGGTCTTCAGCTTCTGGATCAGATGTTGGTGCTGACTTGGTGCAAGTCTTTGAGCAAGGTACAACTTTCATGATTGACTCAGGTCTGACAGTACCGGTGCAACAATATGTGGATAATTCAGATTTTGATCTTGAAAAACTAGAACCAAATTTAAGAGCTTATTATACAATCGATGGTGCCCTCCATTCAATGCCATTTAACTCTTCAACACCAATTCTTTACTATAATAAAGATATTTTTGATAAAGCTGGTGTCAAGCCTGAAGAATTGACTAACTTAGAGGCAATTATAGCTAACGCTGACAAGTTAACTGGTGAGGGCGGTGCAGCCATGCCAATGTCTATGGGTATCTATGGCTGGTACTTAGAACAGTTTATTATTAAACAAGGCGAGCACATGTTTAATAATGAAAATGGCCGCGCTGGTCATCCAACTGAGGTAGTTTTTGATGAAAATGGCTCAATGGCTAAGACTTTAGAAATGTGGAAAAAAGGTTTAGATGAAGGGGTTCTACCTAATGTTGGTCGTGAGGGAGGTCAACCTGAATTCGTATCTGGTCAATCAGCGATTACAGTTGGTTCAACTGCTAACCTGCGCTCTATTTTGGAAGAGGTTGGTGGCCGTTTTGAGGTCGGTACTGCTTACTTCCCAGGTGTAGATGCCAAAGACACTCATGGTGTGTCTATTGGTGGTGCGTCATTATGGATGATTGAATCAGGTGATGATGCTAAAAAAGAAGCGACTTGGAACTTTATCCAATTCTTATTAGAAGCAGAAACACAAGCAACATGGAATGCTGATACGGGTTATTTCCCTGTTAACGTAGATGCACATGAAACTGAAACCTTCAAGAAAAATATTGAAGAGTTCCCACAATTCCAGACAGCAATTGATCAGTTGCATGATTCTACACCAGAAGACCAAGGAGCTCTTTCAGGTGTAAACCAAGAAGCGCGTCAATACTATGAAGCTGAACTAGAAAAATTATTAAATGGTCAAGTAACAGTGGAAGAAGCTGTTAAGAATATGGCTGATCAAACAAATGCAGCTCTAGAAAACTATAACGCTATTCAAGGTAACTAA
- the hflX gene encoding GTPase HflX, giving the protein MERVIAVYVQTPDVDDRRLDMQLEELSELVRTAGGQLKKTIIQKRDRYDNRTLVGKGKVAEIKAMADAHEADLVVFYQPLSPSQGRNIQEELDMPVIDRVQLILDIFAQHASSKEGKLQVALAQNEYLLPRLAGQGTSLSRLGGGIGTRGPGETKLEMDRRVLRHEIQKIKRELKAVEDHRQRTRLKRQDSPTFQIALFGYTNVGKSTILNQISAGGAQEDNKLFATLTPLTRQFDLENKFKLTITDTVGFIQDLPPQVIDAFHSTLEESRDVDLMLIVIDASSPYASEQQEVVLDLLAELEMNQTPHLFVYNKMDLVDEGQDHLFRPPYVAISARDETGMNKLKAAIIEQIKTIYQPFKMKVAPAEIGNWIAKQDYIYIADMSFDDDEQVYWLSGYRR; this is encoded by the coding sequence ATGGAGCGTGTTATTGCCGTGTATGTGCAAACACCAGATGTTGACGACCGGCGTTTAGATATGCAATTAGAAGAACTGAGCGAGCTGGTCCGTACCGCCGGCGGTCAGTTAAAAAAAACTATTATTCAAAAGCGCGACCGCTATGATAATCGGACCTTAGTAGGTAAGGGGAAAGTCGCTGAAATTAAAGCGATGGCGGATGCTCATGAAGCAGACTTAGTAGTCTTTTACCAACCCCTATCACCTTCCCAAGGGCGCAATATTCAAGAAGAATTAGATATGCCAGTGATTGACCGCGTGCAATTAATTTTAGATATCTTTGCCCAACATGCTAGCTCCAAGGAGGGTAAGCTACAAGTAGCTTTGGCGCAAAATGAATACCTACTACCTCGCTTGGCTGGGCAAGGTACTAGCCTATCTCGCTTGGGTGGGGGGATTGGCACTAGAGGTCCAGGTGAAACTAAGTTAGAAATGGATCGTCGGGTATTGCGTCATGAGATTCAAAAAATCAAAAGAGAACTTAAAGCTGTGGAAGATCACAGGCAAAGAACCCGGCTCAAGCGTCAAGATAGCCCAACCTTTCAAATTGCCCTATTTGGTTACACCAACGTAGGTAAATCTACTATTTTAAACCAAATATCAGCAGGAGGTGCTCAGGAAGATAACAAGTTGTTCGCTACTCTGACACCTTTAACGCGTCAGTTCGATTTAGAAAATAAATTTAAATTAACTATCACTGATACGGTCGGTTTTATTCAGGATCTACCGCCTCAAGTGATCGATGCCTTTCACTCGACCTTGGAAGAGAGTCGGGATGTTGATTTAATGCTTATCGTGATTGATGCATCATCGCCATATGCTAGTGAGCAACAAGAAGTTGTTTTGGATTTACTAGCTGAATTGGAAATGAATCAAACACCTCATTTATTCGTTTATAATAAGATGGACCTGGTTGATGAGGGTCAGGACCACCTCTTTAGACCACCCTATGTGGCTATTTCAGCCCGGGATGAGACCGGCATGAATAAGTTAAAAGCAGCGATTATTGAACAGATAAAGACAATTTATCAGCCTTTCAAGATGAAAGTTGCGCCGGCAGAAATAGGTAACTGGATAGCCAAGCAGGACTATATATATATAGCGGATATGAGTTTTGATGATGATGAACAAGTCTATTGGTTATCTGGATACCGTCGTTAA
- the miaA gene encoding tRNA (adenosine(37)-N6)-dimethylallyltransferase MiaA, translating to MREKVIVICGPTAVGKTQLSIQLAKKFDGEVINGDAMQIYQHLDIATAKASLAERQGVPHHLLDIRQVDQNYSVAEFKADGQTKIHEISQRNHLPIVVGGTGLYLEALIYDLSLGNKAAEDPDYRQQLTDYANNHGNQALHDKLQSLDPQAADKIHVNNVRRVIRALEVCKATGQKFSDQQETHHNHQSPYDLFIIGLNTDRQLLYERINQRVDLMLDQGLLDEAQWLLNQDLPADQQSMKAIGYKEIFPYLKGEISLDAASQDLKQASRRYAKRQLTWIRNRLTGVHYYDLVTGRDRLADIEADLDEYLKGGHA from the coding sequence ATGAGAGAAAAAGTAATTGTGATATGTGGCCCAACAGCTGTCGGCAAGACACAATTAAGTATCCAACTGGCAAAAAAATTTGATGGTGAAGTTATTAATGGGGACGCTATGCAAATATACCAACATTTAGATATCGCTACCGCTAAGGCTAGTTTGGCTGAGCGTCAAGGGGTTCCTCACCATCTGCTTGATATTCGTCAGGTCGACCAAAATTATTCCGTAGCGGAATTCAAGGCTGACGGTCAGACCAAGATTCATGAAATTAGTCAAAGGAACCACCTGCCCATCGTGGTAGGCGGGACCGGACTCTATTTGGAAGCTTTGATTTATGACCTTTCCCTAGGTAACAAGGCTGCTGAAGATCCAGACTATCGCCAGCAACTCACAGACTATGCCAACAACCACGGCAACCAAGCGCTACATGATAAACTGCAGTCACTAGATCCCCAAGCAGCTGATAAAATTCATGTCAACAACGTCAGACGGGTGATTAGAGCTTTGGAGGTATGCAAAGCGACTGGACAAAAATTTTCTGACCAGCAAGAAACCCACCATAACCACCAGAGTCCCTATGACCTCTTTATTATTGGTCTAAATACCGATCGACAGCTTCTATATGAACGCATCAATCAACGTGTAGATTTGATGCTAGACCAAGGTCTCTTAGACGAGGCCCAGTGGCTCTTAAACCAGGATTTACCAGCTGACCAACAGAGTATGAAGGCAATCGGCTATAAGGAAATTTTTCCTTATCTTAAAGGAGAAATTAGCCTGGATGCTGCCAGTCAAGACCTTAAACAAGCTTCACGTCGCTATGCCAAGCGCCAGTTAACCTGGATCCGTAACCGGCTGACAGGTGTTCACTATTATGACTTAGTAACTGGTAGGGATAGGTTGGCAGATATTGAAGCAGACCTAGATGAATATTTAAAAGGAGGCCATGCTTAA
- the recN gene encoding DNA repair protein RecN, whose product MLQHLSIENFAIIESLTVDFDNGMTVLTGETGAGKSIIIDAVSLLVGGRGATDFIRYGTDKFSLIGIFYMPNLNPAAKQLLEELNIDFADDQLLIRRDLYQSGKNVIKVNGKSLTVALLRQIGQYIVDIHGQNEHQSLMQASNHLDLLDRFAGQPVQTKKQAYQEAYQDYRQAKQDLDELNLNDQEVAQRIDLLKFQIEEIDASQLKLGEEEDLLEQRKVMQNYQKLADNLGQARLLLMQADANILDQLAQASQSLEAIADIETVYNQLFDQMQTHYYGLQELSYELTDYLEGLTYDPQALDMIEERLNHFNLLKRKYGPEITDVISYGEAAKQELAQLENKESHQEKLAQKVADKYQIAKKLANQLHLARQAASQDLNQAVNAQLAELYMAQADFQVNFDQQDKLTSQGLDSVEFYIATNPGEPLKPLVKVASGGELSRLMLAMKTIFQQNYGATAIIFDEVDTGVSGRVAQAIANKMFAIAIGTQVLCISHLPQVAAMADHHLYISKTEKENRTVTSLASLAPEERVDEVARMITGDHITDSSRQAAREQLEESADYRQLARGQGGVSS is encoded by the coding sequence ATGCTACAGCATCTCAGCATAGAAAATTTTGCCATTATCGAATCCTTGACAGTGGATTTTGACAATGGTATGACTGTTTTAACTGGTGAAACAGGGGCTGGTAAGTCTATTATTATTGATGCCGTCAGTCTACTTGTCGGTGGCCGGGGCGCCACCGATTTTATTCGTTATGGTACAGATAAATTTAGCCTGATCGGAATATTTTACATGCCTAATTTGAATCCAGCCGCCAAACAATTATTAGAGGAGCTAAACATTGATTTTGCGGATGACCAATTATTGATTAGACGAGATCTCTACCAGTCAGGTAAAAATGTGATTAAGGTGAACGGCAAATCGCTGACCGTGGCTTTGCTGCGACAAATAGGCCAGTATATCGTCGATATCCACGGCCAAAATGAGCACCAGTCGTTAATGCAAGCTAGTAACCACCTTGATTTGCTCGATCGTTTTGCGGGTCAGCCGGTCCAAACCAAAAAGCAGGCTTACCAAGAAGCCTACCAGGATTATCGGCAGGCTAAGCAGGATCTAGACGAACTTAATCTGAATGACCAAGAGGTAGCCCAACGCATCGATCTCCTAAAGTTTCAAATTGAAGAAATTGACGCTAGCCAATTGAAACTTGGTGAAGAGGAAGATTTATTGGAACAGAGAAAAGTGATGCAAAATTATCAAAAGTTAGCTGATAATTTAGGTCAAGCGCGATTATTATTAATGCAGGCTGATGCTAATATTTTAGATCAGCTGGCCCAGGCTAGCCAATCTTTGGAGGCCATCGCCGACATTGAAACAGTTTATAATCAACTTTTTGACCAGATGCAAACACACTACTATGGCTTGCAAGAATTAAGTTATGAGCTCACCGATTATTTGGAAGGTCTGACCTATGACCCACAAGCATTAGACATGATCGAAGAGCGGTTAAACCATTTTAACCTCTTGAAACGCAAGTATGGCCCGGAAATTACAGATGTTATTAGTTATGGCGAGGCTGCCAAACAGGAGTTAGCTCAGCTGGAGAATAAGGAGAGCCACCAAGAAAAACTTGCCCAGAAAGTAGCTGACAAGTACCAGATTGCTAAAAAGTTAGCTAATCAATTGCACCTAGCCCGTCAAGCTGCCAGCCAGGATCTAAACCAGGCAGTTAATGCGCAATTAGCCGAATTATATATGGCTCAAGCCGATTTTCAGGTAAATTTTGACCAACAAGATAAGTTGACCAGTCAAGGTCTAGATAGTGTGGAATTTTATATTGCTACAAATCCTGGTGAGCCGCTTAAACCATTGGTTAAAGTGGCTTCAGGGGGCGAATTGTCACGTTTAATGTTAGCTATGAAGACTATTTTTCAACAGAATTATGGTGCGACTGCTATCATTTTTGATGAGGTGGACACAGGGGTTTCAGGACGGGTTGCTCAAGCAATTGCTAATAAAATGTTTGCTATTGCCATTGGTACTCAAGTACTATGTATCAGTCACCTTCCCCAAGTCGCTGCCATGGCTGACCACCATCTCTATATTTCAAAGACAGAGAAAGAGAATCGTACTGTAACTAGCTTAGCTAGCCTGGCACCAGAAGAGCGAGTGGATGAAGTGGCGCGCATGATTACCGGTGACCATATTACGGACAGTTCGCGCCAAGCAGCTAGAGAGCAGTTAGAGGAATCGGCTGACTACCGCCAATTAGCTAGAGGCCAGGGTGGTGTAAGTTCATGA
- a CDS encoding TlyA family RNA methyltransferase has product MVKERADLLLVQQGLADSREKAKRYIMAGQVYDDKQQRIDKAGEKIDSQVQLQLKGEEMPYVSRGGLKLDKARQVFGIDFIDKIVLDIGSSTGGFTDVALQNGAQLSYALDVGTNQLAWKLRNDDRVIVMEQTNFRYSQLADFTHGQPEIATIDVSFISLALILPNLSHIIAPGGQVVALIKPQFEAGRDQVGKKGLVRDKKVHIEVIHKVAELACQEGFNFNNLDYSPITGGTGNIEFLAHLERTQAGLGQFNPQLDIPALVDQAHQNLLGK; this is encoded by the coding sequence TTGGTAAAGGAAAGAGCTGATCTATTACTGGTCCAACAAGGCTTGGCTGACAGCCGTGAAAAAGCCAAGCGTTATATTATGGCGGGTCAAGTTTATGATGACAAGCAACAGCGCATTGATAAGGCTGGCGAAAAAATTGATAGCCAAGTACAACTACAATTAAAAGGTGAAGAAATGCCATATGTTTCTCGCGGTGGCCTTAAATTGGACAAGGCCAGACAGGTCTTTGGCATTGACTTTATTGATAAAATTGTTTTAGATATCGGCTCATCTACCGGTGGCTTTACTGATGTAGCCCTTCAAAATGGTGCACAATTATCTTATGCCCTAGATGTTGGTACTAACCAATTAGCCTGGAAACTCCGCAATGATGACCGGGTAATTGTAATGGAGCAGACTAATTTTCGCTATAGCCAACTTGCTGATTTTACGCATGGCCAACCTGAAATTGCTACTATTGATGTCTCCTTTATCTCTTTAGCCTTGATTTTACCTAATCTTAGTCACATTATTGCCCCTGGTGGACAGGTTGTTGCTTTAATTAAACCTCAGTTTGAGGCGGGACGCGACCAAGTTGGCAAAAAGGGGTTAGTACGAGATAAAAAAGTGCATATTGAAGTGATTCATAAGGTAGCTGAGCTGGCCTGTCAAGAAGGTTTCAATTTTAATAATTTAGATTACTCACCAATCACGGGTGGGACAGGCAATATAGAGTTTTTAGCACATTTGGAACGGACTCAGGCGGGATTAGGCCAATTCAATCCCCAACTCGATATCCCAGCTTTAGTTGACCAGGCCCACCAGAATCTATTAGGAAAGTAG
- a CDS encoding polyprenyl synthetase family protein: MTKLKDFQNEIQADLLTSLQVDHASSRVGQAMTYSLANGGKRVRPLLLLATIHSFGQDWQLGLGPAAAIEYIHTYSLIHDDLPAMDDDDYRRGQLANHKKFDEATAILAGDALLTAAFSKILAVNCLDSQAKLALCQDLSHYAGLAGMIGGQEADIEAEGIALQLEALKDIHRKKTGALMAFALVAGGRVCQQDQAVLAMLRDFAYCYGLAYQIQNDLQEVLWTDEKRGKKNAGDQEAGKNTYPGILGTDQALVALDQEIDKCQDILAKIEASVPTFSGQLLAEFITYLKI, from the coding sequence ATGACTAAATTAAAAGACTTTCAAAACGAAATCCAAGCAGATTTACTGACAAGTTTGCAAGTGGACCATGCCAGTAGCCGAGTTGGTCAGGCTATGACCTACTCTCTAGCTAATGGCGGTAAGCGGGTTCGCCCCTTACTTTTACTAGCCACTATTCATAGCTTTGGCCAAGACTGGCAGCTAGGGCTAGGCCCGGCAGCAGCTATTGAATATATTCACACCTATTCGCTGATTCACGATGATCTACCGGCCATGGATGATGATGATTACCGGCGTGGTCAACTAGCTAACCATAAAAAATTTGATGAAGCAACTGCCATTTTAGCAGGTGATGCCTTGCTGACTGCTGCATTTAGCAAGATACTAGCAGTAAATTGTCTTGACTCCCAAGCTAAATTAGCACTTTGTCAAGATCTCAGCCATTATGCTGGTTTGGCCGGTATGATTGGTGGTCAGGAAGCTGATATTGAAGCTGAGGGTATAGCATTACAGCTTGAGGCTCTTAAAGATATCCACCGTAAAAAAACAGGTGCGCTAATGGCCTTTGCTTTAGTAGCTGGGGGCAGGGTTTGCCAGCAGGATCAGGCTGTTTTAGCTATGTTGAGAGATTTTGCTTATTGCTATGGATTGGCTTATCAAATCCAGAATGATTTGCAAGAAGTTTTGTGGACAGATGAAAAACGGGGTAAAAAGAATGCTGGGGACCAAGAGGCGGGCAAAAACACCTATCCTGGTATTTTAGGAACTGACCAGGCACTGGTAGCCTTGGATCAGGAAATTGATAAATGCCAGGATATCTTAGCTAAAATCGAAGCTAGTGTTCCTACTTTTTCAGGCCAATTATTAGCTGAATTTATTACTTATTTGAAGATTTAG
- a CDS encoding exodeoxyribonuclease VII small subunit, translating into MDKQALEKLSFEEALTQLEQTVSKLQQGQISLEESMTAFKEGMALSKYCADQLQEAEETMTKLIQEDGQKIDLASHKSEKSPATESDNQVDQEILPF; encoded by the coding sequence GTGGACAAACAAGCATTAGAAAAACTGAGTTTTGAAGAGGCTCTAACCCAGTTAGAACAAACGGTTAGCAAACTACAGCAAGGCCAAATTTCCCTAGAGGAGTCGATGACTGCCTTTAAGGAAGGGATGGCTTTGAGTAAGTACTGTGCTGACCAATTACAGGAAGCTGAAGAAACTATGACCAAGTTGATTCAAGAAGATGGTCAAAAAATAGATTTAGCGAGTCACAAGTCGGAAAAGAGCCCGGCAACTGAAAGTGATAACCAAGTAGATCAAGAGATTTTGCCCTTCTAG
- the xseA gene encoding exodeoxyribonuclease VII large subunit, with translation MAVDSKNYLSVGQLTRYLKAKFDRDPYLKKVYLTGQVSNYRKRSNGHQYFSLKDEEAVISAMMFKSTFQKLDFELEEGMQVYAIGRLGLYEKHGSYQIYIDQLIPDGKGALQVRYEQLKARLIKEGIFDFTPKAIPRFPKRIAVVTSASGAVIRDIETTIRRRYPIVQVDLYPTVVQGDKSAADIVKNLTRVEADGQYDLVIVGRGGGSIEDLWPFNEEAVVYQIAKMQTPVISSVGHETDTTLTDFVADVRAATPTAAAEIATPVLVEEIQKINQARQNLTSLMVQRLTAYRKRLDYVRASNVLAKPQSLYDAHRQRLAMADYSLQTSQEAYLKTSQQALNNQQAKLAGANPQLLIAEAKRQLSLHDQGLQQAQARYLDQLGQQVKQLIVSLDLLSPLKRLSQGYVYLSKAGNKIDTINDLAKGDQVTIQLKDGQATGQILSSHHQQLREDDK, from the coding sequence ATGGCAGTCGATAGTAAAAATTATCTCAGTGTTGGTCAGCTAACGCGCTACTTAAAGGCCAAGTTTGACCGTGATCCCTACCTAAAAAAAGTATATCTAACTGGACAAGTTTCTAACTATCGTAAACGCAGTAATGGTCACCAATACTTTTCCCTAAAAGATGAAGAGGCTGTTATATCGGCAATGATGTTTAAGTCGACATTTCAGAAATTGGACTTTGAACTTGAAGAGGGGATGCAGGTATATGCGATCGGCCGCCTGGGCTTGTATGAAAAACACGGTAGTTATCAAATTTATATCGACCAGCTGATTCCTGATGGTAAGGGTGCCCTACAGGTCCGTTATGAGCAACTCAAGGCGCGACTAATTAAGGAAGGAATTTTTGATTTTACCCCTAAGGCGATACCACGTTTTCCCAAGCGGATAGCAGTCGTTACTTCTGCCAGTGGCGCTGTTATTCGTGATATTGAAACAACTATCCGTCGCCGCTATCCAATAGTTCAAGTGGATCTTTATCCGACGGTCGTTCAAGGAGACAAGAGTGCAGCTGATATTGTCAAAAACTTAACTAGGGTAGAAGCTGACGGCCAGTATGACTTGGTAATTGTTGGTCGGGGTGGGGGCTCAATTGAAGACCTCTGGCCCTTCAATGAAGAGGCAGTTGTTTATCAAATTGCTAAAATGCAAACGCCAGTTATCTCCTCAGTGGGGCATGAAACCGATACGACTCTAACTGATTTTGTGGCTGATGTGCGAGCCGCAACACCAACCGCTGCTGCTGAAATTGCGACGCCGGTCTTGGTCGAAGAAATTCAAAAAATTAATCAAGCGCGGCAAAATCTAACGAGTTTGATGGTTCAGCGTTTGACAGCTTACCGTAAAAGATTGGATTATGTCAGAGCTAGCAACGTTTTAGCTAAGCCCCAAAGTCTATATGATGCCCACCGACAACGTCTAGCTATGGCTGATTATAGCTTGCAGACTAGCCAAGAAGCCTATTTAAAAACTAGTCAGCAGGCCTTAAATAACCAGCAAGCCAAGTTAGCAGGAGCTAATCCCCAGCTGCTAATTGCAGAGGCTAAGCGGCAATTATCTCTCCATGACCAGGGTCTACAGCAGGCGCAAGCCCGTTATTTGGATCAACTTGGCCAGCAAGTTAAACAACTGATTGTTAGCCTTGATTTATTGTCTCCCCTTAAACGGCTTAGTCAGGGCTATGTCTATCTAAGCAAGGCAGGCAATAAGATAGATACCATCAACGATTTAGCCAAGGGCGACCAAGTGACCATTCAATTAAAGGATGGTCAGGCGACTGGTCAAATTTTATCTAGCCACCACCAGCAATTAAGAGAGGACGATAAGTAG
- a CDS encoding bifunctional 5,10-methylenetetrahydrofolate dehydrogenase/5,10-methenyltetrahydrofolate cyclohydrolase — MVVEMRSKDLVSRIKTDLASQAQAFRERGIRPHLVTILVGNDAASISYAKSKQKLADQIGAQFSLKLFPSITTTELLQEIDNLNEDPSVHGIMLELPLPKTLDQHAIVSRINPKKDVDALNPVHLGNLLAGQASKIPNTALASMTLMAEYGIDLVGKQAVMVGRSLIVGKPLAELMSQAGATVTVCHSQTKDLANYTRQADIICVAIGRPGYITGDMVKEGAVLVDIGTNYDQNGKLVGDAAYSELKDKLSAITPVPGGVGPLTNLMLFKQLYDQIDKDLGYGSR, encoded by the coding sequence GTGGTAGTAGAAATGCGCTCAAAGGACCTAGTTAGCAGAATAAAAACAGATTTGGCCAGCCAGGCGCAAGCTTTTAGAGAGCGGGGGATTAGACCGCATTTAGTAACAATTTTAGTAGGTAACGATGCAGCTAGTATTAGCTATGCTAAAAGTAAGCAAAAATTAGCAGATCAAATCGGGGCTCAGTTTAGCCTCAAGCTTTTTCCAAGCATCACGACAACCGAACTTTTGCAAGAAATTGATAATTTAAACGAAGACCCAAGTGTTCACGGCATTATGCTAGAGTTGCCACTGCCAAAAACGCTTGACCAACATGCAATTGTTAGCCGAATTAACCCTAAAAAAGACGTTGATGCCCTGAACCCTGTCCATCTAGGCAATTTACTAGCTGGTCAGGCTAGTAAGATTCCTAATACAGCGCTAGCTAGTATGACCTTAATGGCAGAATATGGCATCGACCTTGTTGGTAAGCAAGCTGTCATGGTGGGGCGGTCGCTAATCGTGGGTAAACCCTTGGCCGAGTTAATGTCCCAAGCCGGCGCAACAGTAACTGTTTGTCATAGCCAGACTAAAGATTTGGCAAATTATACCCGCCAAGCAGACATCATCTGCGTTGCTATCGGTCGTCCAGGTTATATTACTGGTGACATGGTTAAAGAGGGTGCTGTCCTAGTAGATATCGGGACTAACTATGATCAGAACGGCAAGTTAGTTGGGGATGCTGCTTATTCAGAATTGAAAGATAAGCTGTCTGCTATTACACCCGTACCGGGTGGCGTGGGTCCTTTAACTAATTTAATGTTATTTAAGCAGCTTTATGACCAAATTGACAAGGATCTGGGCTATGGCAGTCGATAG